The Blastococcus sp. HT6-4 genome window below encodes:
- a CDS encoding GAF domain-containing protein, whose translation MRRRLQFPPAPADGNGVGKNRTDAEQQIADLLRTAKKSLHLSVAFLSRLDGTTQHLEVVESSVPFLFQEGATQVQSTTLCQAVLDKKLPAVIPNLKDFPEAMKLPAARMPRIRSYVSVPVTLSDGTLYGTFCAAGLTSDKDLTERDKALMDVLASAASVIIEPQVKEDDRRTGIEQRLIPLMADGGPVVALQPIVDLATGARVGSEALSRFPAEWEQTPDVVFAEAHSVGLGDELELLALRRAADHLTAVDGYVAMNVSPGTLLTPGCTALLAELPLDRVLLELSEHDPVDDYDALAAVPEPLRAADDELMPAGNLLRPRSVRGQAALDRA comes from the coding sequence ATGAGGCGCCGGCTCCAGTTCCCCCCGGCACCGGCCGACGGGAACGGAGTGGGCAAGAACCGCACCGACGCCGAGCAGCAGATCGCCGACCTGCTGCGGACGGCGAAGAAGTCGCTGCACCTCTCCGTGGCGTTCCTCTCCCGGCTCGACGGCACCACCCAGCACCTCGAGGTGGTCGAGTCGTCGGTGCCCTTCCTGTTCCAGGAGGGCGCCACGCAGGTGCAGTCGACGACGCTGTGCCAGGCGGTCCTGGACAAGAAACTGCCCGCGGTCATCCCGAACCTCAAGGATTTCCCCGAGGCCATGAAGCTGCCGGCCGCGCGGATGCCGCGGATCCGCAGCTACGTGTCGGTGCCGGTCACCCTGTCCGACGGCACCCTGTACGGCACCTTCTGCGCCGCGGGCCTCACCTCGGACAAGGACCTCACCGAGCGGGACAAGGCCCTGATGGACGTCCTCGCGTCGGCCGCCTCGGTGATCATCGAGCCGCAGGTCAAGGAGGACGACCGCCGCACCGGTATCGAGCAGCGGCTCATCCCCCTCATGGCCGACGGCGGCCCCGTCGTCGCCCTGCAGCCCATCGTCGACCTTGCCACCGGCGCCCGCGTCGGCTCGGAGGCGCTCAGCCGCTTCCCCGCCGAGTGGGAGCAGACCCCGGACGTCGTCTTCGCCGAGGCGCACAGCGTGGGCCTCGGCGACGAGCTGGAGCTGCTCGCCCTGCGCCGCGCCGCGGACCACCTGACGGCCGTCGACGGCTACGTCGCGATGAACGTCTCCCCCGGCACCCTGCTGACGCCCGGATGCACCGCGCTCCTCGCCGAGCTGCCCCTCGACCGCGTCCTGCTCGAGCTCTCCGAGCACGACCCGGTCGACGACTACGACGCCCTGGCCGCCGTGCCCGAACCGCTCCGGGCAGCCGACGACGAGCTGATGCCCGCGGGCAATCTCCTGCGGCCGCGATCCGTGCGCGGGCAGGCGGCACTCGACCGGGCGTGA
- a CDS encoding cupin domain-containing protein: MPAAVDLAAVLATIDQPWSPRTVAVLNDYDVRVVHTRGEFTRHSHPETDEVFVVLAGSLTIRMDDGDVTLGPGQLYVVPKGTPHQPYSPDGAQVLLVEPSATVNTGDTPSELTADRRVV, translated from the coding sequence ATGCCCGCAGCCGTCGACCTCGCCGCCGTCCTCGCCACCATCGACCAGCCGTGGTCACCCCGAACCGTCGCTGTCCTCAACGACTACGACGTCCGCGTGGTCCACACCCGGGGGGAGTTCACCCGGCACAGCCACCCGGAGACCGACGAGGTGTTCGTCGTCCTCGCCGGTTCGCTCACCATCCGGATGGACGACGGCGACGTGACCCTCGGCCCCGGTCAGCTGTACGTCGTCCCGAAGGGCACGCCGCACCAGCCGTACTCACCGGACGGCGCCCAGGTGCTCCTGGTCGAGCCGAGCGCGACGGTCAACACCGGCGACACGCCGAGCGAGCTGACCGCCGACCGCCGGGTGGTCTGA
- the ychF gene encoding redox-regulated ATPase YchF, whose protein sequence is MSLTIGIVGLPNVGKSTLFNALTKNDVLAANYPFATIEPNVGVVGVPDERLAKLAEIFGSQKIIPATVSFVDIAGIVRGASEGQGLGNKFLANIRESDAICQVIRVFTDPDVVHVDGKVSPADDIETINTELLLADLQTLEKAIPRLEKEMRKDKERAALHAAAVEAQKVLNEGTTLFAAGLDPAPLRELGLMTTKPFLYVFNVDADELANTEMLDELRALVAPAEAIFLDAQTESELIELPADEAAELLESIGQSEPGLDQLAKVGFRTLGLQTYLTAGPKESRAWTIPVGATAPQAAGVIHTDFQRGFIKAEIVSFDQLVEAGSMAEAKSKGWVRMEGKEYVMADGDVVEFRFNV, encoded by the coding sequence GTGAGCCTCACCATCGGGATCGTCGGCCTGCCCAACGTCGGCAAGTCGACCCTCTTCAACGCCCTGACCAAGAACGACGTGCTGGCGGCGAACTACCCGTTCGCGACGATCGAGCCGAACGTCGGCGTGGTGGGCGTTCCCGACGAGCGGCTCGCGAAGCTCGCCGAGATCTTCGGCAGCCAGAAGATCATCCCGGCGACGGTGTCGTTCGTGGACATCGCCGGCATCGTCCGCGGCGCCAGCGAGGGGCAGGGCCTGGGCAACAAGTTCCTGGCCAACATCCGCGAGAGCGATGCGATCTGCCAGGTGATCCGGGTCTTCACCGACCCCGACGTCGTCCACGTCGACGGCAAGGTCAGCCCGGCCGACGACATCGAGACGATCAACACCGAGCTCCTCCTGGCCGACCTGCAGACGCTGGAGAAGGCGATCCCGCGGCTGGAGAAGGAGATGCGCAAGGACAAGGAGCGCGCGGCGCTGCACGCGGCCGCCGTCGAGGCCCAGAAGGTGCTGAACGAGGGCACGACCCTCTTCGCCGCCGGCCTCGACCCCGCGCCGCTGCGCGAGCTCGGGCTCATGACGACCAAGCCGTTCCTCTACGTCTTCAACGTCGACGCCGACGAGCTGGCCAACACCGAGATGCTCGACGAGCTGCGGGCGCTGGTGGCCCCCGCGGAGGCGATCTTCCTCGACGCGCAGACCGAGTCCGAGCTGATCGAGCTGCCGGCCGACGAGGCCGCCGAGCTGCTCGAGTCGATCGGTCAGAGCGAGCCGGGTCTCGACCAGCTGGCGAAGGTCGGCTTCCGCACCCTCGGGCTGCAGACCTACCTGACCGCCGGCCCCAAGGAGTCGCGCGCCTGGACCATCCCGGTCGGCGCCACCGCCCCGCAGGCCGCCGGCGTCATCCACACCGACTTCCAGCGCGGCTTCATCAAGGCCGAGATCGTCTCCTTCGACCAGTTGGTCGAGGCCGGCTCCATGGCCGAGGCCAAGTCCAAGGGCTGGGTGCGCATGGAGGGCAAGGAGTACGTCATGGCCGACGGCGACGTCGTGGAGTTCCGCTTCAACGTCTGA
- a CDS encoding FAD/NAD(P)-binding oxidoreductase → MERHEVLIVGGGNAGISLAARLLRDGVRDVAVVAPQPVHRYKPLLNYVGAGEATMADLERPMADVVPDGCTWVRDAVEAVDPAAMTVRTRGGRTLHCATLVLCPGLVEDWEATPGLLQAYADGWAASTYVPGSTPQVWPRLSSLREGSVVFTVPPEPASCAPTALKPLLMACDHWRRSGVLPDLDVRLVLPAGTATSLPEADRVLEEAFDDYGVEVLREARIERVDWDVHALEVTSRTGRRVLEDVVFAHAVPHYRAPVWIADAGLAVDASPGLVDVDPQTLRSRRHESIWAIGDAADLATRPSGGGLRKQVSVLSKNMSAAAKGKPMRHYDGYTVMPITVSRRKLMLNEVDRDGAASPSVPFVNPFKPHRWAWLFDRYGLPQVYWHRILRGRV, encoded by the coding sequence ATGGAACGTCACGAGGTGCTGATCGTCGGGGGCGGCAACGCCGGCATCTCCCTGGCGGCTCGACTGCTGCGCGACGGCGTCCGGGACGTCGCCGTCGTGGCTCCCCAGCCGGTGCACCGGTACAAACCGCTGCTCAACTACGTCGGTGCCGGGGAGGCGACGATGGCCGACCTGGAGCGCCCGATGGCCGACGTCGTCCCCGACGGGTGCACCTGGGTCCGGGACGCCGTCGAGGCCGTCGACCCGGCCGCCATGACCGTGCGCACCCGCGGCGGCCGGACGCTGCACTGCGCCACCCTCGTCCTCTGCCCCGGTCTCGTGGAGGACTGGGAGGCGACGCCGGGGCTGCTGCAGGCGTACGCCGACGGGTGGGCGGCCTCCACCTACGTGCCGGGCAGCACGCCGCAGGTGTGGCCGCGGCTGTCCTCGCTGCGCGAGGGGTCCGTCGTCTTCACCGTGCCGCCGGAGCCGGCGTCGTGCGCCCCGACCGCGCTCAAGCCGCTGCTCATGGCGTGCGACCACTGGCGGCGCAGCGGCGTCCTGCCGGACCTCGACGTCCGCCTGGTGCTGCCGGCGGGGACCGCGACGAGCCTCCCGGAGGCCGACCGCGTCCTGGAGGAGGCGTTCGACGACTACGGCGTCGAGGTGCTGCGCGAGGCGCGGATCGAGCGGGTGGACTGGGACGTCCACGCCCTCGAGGTCACGTCACGCACCGGTCGCCGCGTGCTCGAGGACGTCGTCTTCGCCCACGCCGTCCCGCACTACCGGGCACCGGTCTGGATCGCCGACGCCGGCCTGGCCGTCGACGCCTCCCCCGGCCTGGTGGACGTCGATCCGCAGACGCTGCGCTCTCGCCGGCACGAGTCGATCTGGGCGATCGGTGACGCCGCCGACCTCGCCACCCGCCCCTCGGGTGGGGGGCTGCGGAAGCAGGTGTCGGTGCTGAGCAAGAACATGTCGGCCGCCGCGAAGGGGAAGCCGATGCGGCACTACGACGGCTACACCGTCATGCCGATCACCGTGAGCCGCCGGAAGCTGATGCTCAACGAGGTCGACCGCGACGGTGCCGCGAGCCCGTCGGTGCCCTTCGTGAACCCGTTCAAGCCCCACCGCTGGGCGTGGCTCTTCGACCGCTACGGGCTCCCGCAGGTCTACTGGCACCGCATCCTCCGCGGGAGGGTCTGA
- a CDS encoding RNA polymerase sigma-70 factor: MTDDPFLAHRSLLFTVAYELLGSAADADDVVQETWLRWAEVDRATVRAPRAYLVRTVTRQALNRLRTVSRRREDYVGEWLPEPLLTGPDVADDVELAESVSIAMLTVLETLGPTERAVLVLHEVFDVPYDEIAEAVGRSTAAVRQIAHRAREHVAARRPRTTVSRSEQQRVVDRFLAAVTAGDVQGLLDVLAPDVVVVADGGGLAPAARRPFAGRERVANALAHFAELAPGVHVVTPLVNGAVGARIDPGGQSDTAITFLVEDGRISRLYAVRNPQKLGRLDTVAELRR; encoded by the coding sequence ATGACCGACGACCCCTTCCTGGCCCACCGCAGCCTGCTGTTCACCGTCGCCTACGAGCTGCTCGGCTCGGCCGCCGACGCCGACGACGTGGTGCAGGAGACCTGGCTGCGGTGGGCGGAGGTCGACCGGGCGACCGTGCGTGCGCCGCGGGCCTACCTCGTCCGGACCGTCACCCGCCAGGCGCTCAACCGGCTGCGCACCGTGTCCCGCCGCCGCGAGGACTACGTCGGCGAGTGGCTGCCCGAGCCGCTGCTGACCGGTCCGGACGTCGCCGACGACGTCGAGCTGGCGGAGAGCGTCTCGATCGCGATGCTGACCGTGCTGGAGACCCTGGGTCCGACCGAGCGCGCCGTCCTCGTGCTGCACGAGGTGTTCGACGTGCCGTACGACGAGATCGCCGAGGCAGTGGGCAGGTCGACCGCCGCGGTCCGGCAGATCGCGCACCGGGCACGCGAGCACGTGGCCGCGCGGCGCCCGCGGACGACGGTGAGCCGCTCGGAGCAGCAGCGGGTCGTGGACCGGTTCCTCGCCGCGGTCACCGCCGGCGACGTGCAGGGGCTGCTGGACGTGCTGGCTCCGGATGTCGTGGTGGTCGCCGACGGCGGCGGGCTCGCACCCGCCGCCCGCCGCCCCTTCGCCGGCCGGGAGCGCGTGGCCAACGCCCTCGCCCACTTCGCCGAGCTCGCGCCCGGCGTCCACGTCGTCACGCCGCTGGTCAACGGCGCGGTCGGTGCGCGCATCGATCCGGGCGGCCAGTCCGACACGGCGATCACGTTCCTCGTCGAGGACGGCCGGATCAGCCGCCTCTACGCCGTTCGGAACCCGCAGAAACTGGGCAGGCTCGACACGGTGGCCGAGCTGCGGCGGTGA
- a CDS encoding carboxymuconolactone decarboxylase family protein produces the protein MASSTRVHPAEITGIHGGLIKTMSRRMLGQVPDAVGVMWHYPALLKDMIRFGRRADSWNRLDRNLASFATMAAAAAVGCSFCLDFHYFMTHHRGLDEAKAREVPRWRESTVFTPLERRVMEYAEGMCRTPLTVTDEMSAALLDELGAPALLELTARVGAMNLTARTNIALGIRSQEFAASCGLPPLALRSTDGVARA, from the coding sequence ATGGCGAGCAGCACACGGGTACACCCGGCCGAGATCACCGGCATCCATGGGGGCCTGATCAAGACGATGAGCCGCAGGATGCTGGGGCAGGTGCCGGATGCCGTCGGGGTGATGTGGCACTACCCGGCCCTGCTGAAGGACATGATCAGGTTCGGTCGCAGGGCCGACTCGTGGAACCGGCTCGATCGGAACCTGGCGTCGTTCGCGACCATGGCGGCGGCCGCCGCCGTCGGGTGCAGCTTCTGCCTCGACTTCCACTACTTCATGACTCACCACCGCGGGCTGGACGAGGCCAAGGCGCGTGAGGTGCCGCGGTGGCGGGAGTCCACCGTCTTCACCCCGCTGGAGCGGAGGGTCATGGAGTACGCCGAGGGGATGTGCCGGACTCCGCTGACCGTGACCGACGAGATGTCGGCCGCCCTGCTCGACGAGCTCGGGGCGCCCGCGCTGCTGGAGCTGACCGCCAGGGTCGGCGCGATGAACCTGACCGCCCGGACCAACATCGCGCTCGGCATCCGGTCGCAGGAGTTCGCGGCGTCCTGCGGTCTGCCGCCGCTGGCGCTCCGGTCGACGGACGGCGTCGCCCGGGCATGA
- a CDS encoding dihydrofolate reductase family protein, translating to MRDLPDGPGAHDQWSQYWPGNDTDEFAGFINPIPKYVLSSTLESSDWSGTTVLRSLDDVRSLKERTPGTIGMSGSLTTVRSLLGAGLLDELVLLVDPIVVPGERRWTDELGRTPLELVSSDALPTGVLHLVYRPAGNG from the coding sequence GTGCGAGACCTACCTGATGGGCCGGGTGCTCACGACCAGTGGTCGCAGTACTGGCCCGGCAACGACACCGACGAGTTCGCCGGCTTCATCAACCCGATTCCGAAGTACGTGCTGTCGTCCACGCTGGAGAGCTCGGACTGGTCCGGCACCACGGTGCTGCGCAGCCTGGACGACGTGCGTTCGCTGAAGGAGCGCACCCCGGGCACGATCGGCATGTCCGGCAGCCTGACGACGGTGCGCTCGCTGCTGGGGGCGGGGCTGCTCGACGAGCTGGTGCTGCTGGTCGACCCGATCGTGGTCCCCGGCGAGCGCCGCTGGACCGACGAGCTGGGCCGCACCCCGCTGGAGCTGGTCTCCTCCGACGCCCTGCCCACGGGCGTGCTGCACCTGGTCTACCGGCCGGCCGGGAACGGCTGA
- a CDS encoding nuclear transport factor 2 family protein, translating into MPRPPLPPFTPETARQKVQAAEDAWNTRDPHRVAQAYTEDTVWRNREEFLRGRDEVVAFLTRKWARELDYALRKELWAFTDDRIAVRFQYEWQDADGRTWRSYGNEQWEFTAEGLMRRREASINDVPIAPEERWILGPREDGDTTPLPLR; encoded by the coding sequence GTGCCACGCCCCCCGCTGCCCCCCTTCACGCCCGAGACCGCCCGGCAGAAGGTGCAGGCGGCCGAGGACGCGTGGAACACCCGCGACCCGCACCGCGTGGCACAGGCCTACACCGAGGACACCGTCTGGCGGAACCGGGAGGAGTTCCTCCGGGGCCGCGACGAGGTGGTCGCCTTCCTGACCCGCAAGTGGGCGCGCGAACTCGACTACGCGCTGCGCAAGGAGCTGTGGGCGTTCACCGACGACCGGATCGCCGTCCGGTTCCAGTACGAGTGGCAGGACGCCGACGGCCGGACCTGGCGCTCCTACGGCAACGAGCAGTGGGAGTTCACGGCCGAGGGCCTCATGCGCCGGCGGGAGGCCAGCATCAACGACGTGCCCATCGCGCCCGAGGAGCGCTGGATCCTCGGCCCGCGCGAGGACGGCGACACGACGCCGCTCCCGCTGCGGTGA
- a CDS encoding PspC domain-containing protein, with amino-acid sequence MTNSVPLPPPSDHATGGPQVPPARPQLRRSSSDRMAGGVCGGLADYSGIDPVLWRVGFVALTFAGGAGILVYLLLWVLMPAGPARPDETPSPVERLAQRLHETLSGARATPRQ; translated from the coding sequence ATGACGAACTCGGTTCCCCTCCCTCCCCCCTCCGACCACGCGACCGGCGGGCCGCAGGTGCCGCCGGCCCGCCCGCAGCTGCGCCGCAGCAGCAGCGACCGCATGGCCGGCGGGGTCTGCGGCGGCCTGGCCGACTACAGCGGCATCGACCCGGTGCTGTGGCGGGTCGGCTTCGTCGCCCTCACCTTCGCCGGCGGCGCCGGCATCCTGGTCTACCTGCTGCTGTGGGTGCTCATGCCGGCCGGCCCCGCCCGGCCGGACGAGACGCCCAGCCCGGTCGAGCGGCTCGCTCAGCGGCTGCACGAAACGCTCAGCGGAGCCCGTGCGACGCCGCGGCAGTGA